From a single Lewinella sp. LCG006 genomic region:
- a CDS encoding CRISPR-associated endonuclease Cas6: MKIQLLTTTFGLPLKFRDISRWRGAWCEMVGWDVDFFHNHRDGDGKVLYRYPLIQYRCDNDCASFVALQDAVPAVQSTVASSIWNIQWKEHTTPLSMTNFQVNTHELKRDTEFHTYRIYNYLPFNSENLKQWQSTPLLIDKTALLTRLIPGHLISFAKGIQWRIPGHFDVEITNLTSQHPVVLHEVLRPAFDLEFRTQLFLPSGIGIGKGVSHGFGVLERQKTQ, translated from the coding sequence ATGAAAATCCAGCTGCTGACCACCACCTTTGGCTTGCCTTTGAAATTTCGCGACATTAGTCGGTGGCGAGGAGCCTGGTGCGAGATGGTGGGTTGGGACGTTGATTTTTTCCACAATCATCGAGATGGAGATGGGAAAGTACTGTACCGTTACCCACTTATTCAATACCGCTGTGATAATGATTGCGCGAGCTTTGTTGCCTTACAAGATGCCGTACCAGCCGTACAAAGTACAGTTGCTTCAAGCATTTGGAACATCCAATGGAAAGAGCACACAACACCGCTCAGCATGACCAATTTTCAGGTCAACACCCATGAGTTAAAGCGGGATACGGAATTCCACACTTATCGCATTTATAATTATTTACCCTTCAATTCCGAAAACCTAAAACAGTGGCAATCTACGCCGCTGCTGATTGATAAAACAGCCCTCCTCACCCGCCTCATCCCCGGCCACCTCATCAGCTTTGCTAAAGGTATCCAATGGCGCATTCCAGGACATTTTGATGTTGAGATTACAAATCTCACCAGCCAGCACCCTGTAGTCCTCCACGAAGTCCTGAGACCTGCTTTTGACCTGGAATTCCGCACGCAATTATTTCTACCGTCCGGGATAGGGATTGGCAAGGGGGTAAGTCATGGATTTGGGGTTTTAGAGAGGCAAAAAACACAATAG
- a CDS encoding CRISPR-associated endonuclease Cas6 — translation MSQQNNIRILQVVFNLPLHPKQISRWRGAFLEMGAWTEDFFHNHKDDNYHYRYPLIQYRVYRGKAMILAINEGVEALQRVLGNNKWELNWDGETFPLRIEDLKMREAHFAMLETPKLYLVEDWLALNEDNYKLWQKAPNLVARIQILEKLLANQLLALCKGLGYQLPERLEVNIQHLKKTRKLSLHGAGRVAFDVHFDANIFLPPGLAFGKGVSHGFGRQFPYRKKRPQNRSLPQEENAAFFVEESFSTNDTTHDF, via the coding sequence ATGTCTCAACAAAATAACATCCGCATCCTCCAAGTTGTCTTTAACCTTCCGCTTCACCCTAAGCAAATTAGTCGGTGGCGAGGTGCTTTTTTAGAAATGGGCGCCTGGACCGAAGACTTCTTTCATAACCACAAGGACGATAATTACCATTATCGCTATCCGCTCATTCAATACCGGGTGTACCGTGGCAAAGCGATGATATTGGCCATTAATGAGGGCGTGGAAGCCTTGCAAAGAGTATTGGGCAACAATAAATGGGAGCTGAACTGGGACGGAGAAACCTTTCCGCTTCGGATCGAAGACCTTAAAATGAGGGAGGCTCATTTTGCGATGCTGGAAACACCCAAGCTCTATTTGGTTGAAGATTGGCTGGCACTCAACGAAGACAACTACAAGTTATGGCAAAAAGCCCCCAATCTAGTAGCACGCATACAGATCCTAGAAAAACTCCTAGCTAACCAGCTTTTGGCCCTTTGTAAGGGGCTAGGTTATCAATTACCCGAACGCCTGGAAGTAAATATTCAGCACCTCAAAAAAACACGCAAGCTAAGTTTGCACGGTGCTGGTCGGGTAGCATTTGATGTGCATTTTGATGCCAATATTTTTCTACCACCTGGCCTAGCCTTCGGAAAAGGCGTAAGTCATGGTTTCGGAAGACAATTTCCTTACCGTAAAAAAAGACCTCAAAACAGATCACTTCCTCAAGAGGAAAATGCTGCCTTCTTCGTAGAGGAAAGCTTCTCCACCAACGATACGACTCATGACTTTTAA
- a CDS encoding NARF domain-containing protein yields MSKYFFPVILLLFAAILFFFHTHSLNLALEKETAEVHLLTQRISSLQSSIVDTSIYDKEQLLAIKALHQEIKGLHLKIQQVEVNLKRDYGAPLALGIPITFFALIGFGYSLYRFAYNSAIKAAEIEMKKYFTPIEEQIVENSRLLLLTPSGKTDKKLHKLLRNSGFEKIKLKTVEQKKLPSSLDDFDVLIFNDFEDTTIIENIVQDYPDKAILYYGTGILKDTTNPSISSARFLSQVYGNLMNLLKYQRSARQHRSIT; encoded by the coding sequence ATGAGTAAATACTTCTTCCCAGTAATATTATTACTCTTTGCCGCTATTCTGTTTTTTTTTCATACTCATTCGCTCAATCTAGCACTTGAGAAAGAAACTGCGGAGGTTCACTTATTGACTCAGCGTATCAGTTCACTTCAAAGTAGTATTGTTGATACCAGTATATATGATAAAGAGCAATTGCTAGCTATTAAAGCACTACACCAAGAAATTAAAGGTTTGCATCTAAAAATCCAACAGGTAGAAGTTAACCTCAAAAGAGACTATGGAGCTCCGTTAGCATTGGGTATACCTATCACATTTTTTGCTTTGATTGGTTTTGGCTATTCCCTTTATCGTTTTGCCTACAACAGCGCGATAAAAGCAGCGGAAATTGAGATGAAAAAATACTTCACCCCCATAGAAGAGCAAATTGTAGAGAATAGCCGACTGTTACTATTAACCCCAAGCGGAAAAACGGATAAAAAACTACACAAACTACTCCGAAACAGTGGATTCGAAAAAATAAAATTGAAAACTGTCGAGCAAAAAAAATTGCCTAGCAGCTTAGATGATTTTGACGTTTTAATTTTCAACGACTTTGAAGATACTACCATCATTGAAAACATTGTACAAGACTATCCAGATAAGGCGATCCTTTATTACGGAACAGGAATTCTCAAAGACACGACTAATCCGAGTATATCTTCGGCCCGCTTCCTGTCCCAGGTCTATGGTAACCTTATGAACCTTCTGAAATACCAACGCAGTGCCCGACAGCATCGCTCCATTACCTAA
- a CDS encoding AAA family ATPase, protein MKRSNLHLTELGFENFRSFKQITLPLKPLTILIGPNSAGKSSVMKSLLLLRDNYEKNGLSHLEFDEGAKHQLGSFISVANDPDAEIVFNQCFSFIKEKKKASKGTPEERMEVEKENGDSFHQIENTTERGNDFWNSIKRWKVEYRFKGEAGEPENQVKRVTLAGVEITPLSESENNEVNREPLLTYRADSGMVEVTFGSQWIIDLLGDNTALLKLRKDRLKSWVANKIQDRDVNNAVELILSSEEQFSHLEDEDQEEFSDDKFQEDNSSIELESKKEKEEIERLKQEIEKITEEISELETLLSAKVELEEKKSQIETRISDVKRNIKDEEKKVNSLQGILSEEKQSNNLQKEYGLAQDRLSKLQKESNFLLKEKEKFEPSKYQELPKQKNDLENQLKIAVDNLKALESSETRLFQNPKQEQQQQQDRNMEEHDEYKKIKESYGLSSVQDRVTYLSDLIVRWIDSAFAKELKRLLVSNNNESDKIEINNGKIIFNSSLNISELLLLSDKWRLKEYLRGEANESFIDKTLQSLISEEVDSIDKKDLEKVFRDSDSKIADVLISPYLDNIIFDHLTEWLNPLILTLVGSLKLTHFSASRGIQERIYNHSKNRTDLEISLMDWHRFVQANENYKAEKEYQFLMQQFQKDAFDIGIDFNVKIIDGSSLKAIVTTKDGKQRHLADLGFGITQLMPILLQTALHIKTGGLINVEEPGTNLHPSLQSKLAPFFLQAIDQGVQFILETHSEYFIRALQAEGGKIDKVGILYLKEGRLEKEISIIEKGELNTPFPEGFYDERERLVFKKELLPDLAGKRILVLTEDEKWNDSKCLECLLESNMFRMSEVLIKSFKGKTKAHFAAGMAKIILEEITHIKKVIIHLDSDGVGKQFVIEDTFKDNKEYFRDVEVFVTEYNDIEGYFLRESHISNLGLSESGMEELRDKINQEEQRTRDNKISALTQKYSSEEAARNQYNSSPEKFRFSKKILGVVKSHLKSKNINIIQRTDGLKCNFLSGLANEVWRETQNIKQ, encoded by the coding sequence ATGAAACGCTCTAACCTGCATTTAACCGAACTTGGCTTTGAAAACTTTCGCTCGTTTAAGCAAATTACGCTGCCCCTTAAGCCGCTTACTATTCTTATTGGTCCTAACAGTGCTGGGAAGAGTTCTGTGATGAAATCATTATTACTATTGCGTGATAACTATGAAAAAAACGGGTTAAGCCATTTGGAATTTGATGAAGGTGCAAAGCACCAACTGGGTAGTTTTATATCGGTCGCCAATGATCCTGATGCTGAAATTGTTTTTAATCAATGCTTTTCCTTTATAAAAGAAAAAAAGAAGGCTAGCAAAGGTACTCCTGAAGAGAGAATGGAAGTAGAGAAGGAAAATGGAGATTCCTTTCACCAGATAGAAAATACTACGGAAAGAGGAAATGATTTTTGGAATTCTATAAAAAGGTGGAAAGTAGAATATCGTTTTAAAGGAGAAGCAGGAGAACCCGAGAACCAAGTAAAACGAGTTACCCTGGCAGGAGTAGAAATAACCCCTTTAAGCGAGAGTGAAAATAATGAAGTGAACAGGGAACCACTATTAACTTATCGGGCTGATAGCGGTATGGTAGAAGTAACTTTTGGTAGTCAGTGGATTATCGATCTCCTAGGGGATAACACTGCACTTCTGAAGTTACGTAAGGATAGGTTAAAGTCTTGGGTTGCAAATAAAATTCAAGACAGAGATGTAAATAATGCCGTAGAACTAATATTGTCGAGTGAGGAACAATTTAGTCATCTTGAAGATGAAGATCAGGAAGAATTTTCCGATGATAAATTTCAGGAAGATAATTCGAGTATTGAATTAGAAAGTAAAAAAGAGAAAGAAGAAATAGAACGTTTAAAACAAGAAATAGAAAAGATAACAGAAGAGATAAGCGAACTGGAAACACTACTATCAGCAAAAGTTGAGTTAGAGGAAAAAAAATCACAAATAGAAACGCGAATAAGTGATGTTAAAAGGAACATAAAGGATGAAGAGAAAAAAGTCAATTCATTACAGGGTATACTTTCAGAAGAAAAGCAATCTAACAATTTGCAAAAAGAATATGGATTAGCCCAAGATAGATTGTCGAAATTGCAGAAAGAAAGTAACTTCTTATTGAAAGAAAAAGAAAAATTTGAACCGTCAAAATATCAAGAGCTTCCAAAACAGAAAAATGATCTAGAGAACCAACTCAAAATTGCAGTTGACAACCTCAAAGCACTAGAAAGTTCCGAAACACGCTTGTTTCAGAATCCGAAACAGGAGCAGCAGCAGCAGCAGGATAGAAATATGGAAGAGCACGATGAATACAAAAAAATAAAGGAGAGTTATGGGCTGTCTAGCGTTCAAGATCGAGTCACATATTTAAGTGATCTGATAGTTCGGTGGATTGACAGTGCCTTTGCAAAGGAGCTAAAAAGATTGTTAGTGTCAAATAACAATGAGTCAGATAAAATTGAAATTAATAATGGTAAGATAATATTTAATAGTAGTTTAAATATATCCGAACTTTTATTGCTGAGTGATAAGTGGCGTTTAAAAGAATATCTGCGGGGAGAAGCTAATGAAAGTTTTATTGACAAAACACTTCAATCACTGATTAGTGAGGAAGTTGATTCAATAGACAAAAAAGATCTTGAGAAAGTCTTTCGAGATAGTGATAGTAAGATCGCAGATGTCTTGATTTCTCCCTATTTAGATAATATTATTTTTGATCACTTGACAGAATGGCTTAATCCGCTAATTTTAACACTAGTTGGTAGTTTAAAACTGACTCATTTTTCTGCTTCCCGAGGCATTCAGGAACGGATTTATAACCATAGTAAGAATCGAACGGATTTGGAAATATCACTAATGGACTGGCATCGTTTTGTTCAGGCAAATGAAAACTATAAAGCCGAAAAGGAGTATCAGTTTCTTATGCAACAATTTCAGAAAGATGCTTTCGATATTGGTATTGATTTCAATGTAAAAATTATTGATGGTTCGTCTTTAAAGGCTATCGTAACGACTAAAGATGGCAAACAAAGGCACTTGGCAGATTTGGGTTTCGGTATCACTCAGTTGATGCCTATCCTTCTGCAAACTGCGTTGCACATAAAAACTGGTGGTCTAATTAATGTCGAAGAACCCGGAACTAACCTTCATCCTAGCTTACAATCTAAGTTAGCTCCGTTTTTTTTGCAGGCCATTGACCAGGGAGTTCAATTTATCTTAGAAACGCATTCCGAATATTTTATTCGGGCCTTACAGGCAGAGGGTGGAAAAATCGACAAAGTGGGAATTCTTTACTTGAAAGAGGGCCGGTTAGAAAAGGAAATCAGTATTATTGAGAAGGGAGAATTAAATACCCCTTTTCCTGAAGGATTCTATGATGAGCGAGAACGGCTGGTGTTCAAGAAAGAATTACTTCCCGATCTAGCTGGGAAAAGGATACTGGTGCTTACTGAAGATGAAAAATGGAATGACAGTAAATGCCTTGAATGCTTGCTGGAAAGTAATATGTTTAGGATGTCAGAAGTGCTTATCAAATCTTTCAAGGGAAAAACTAAAGCACATTTTGCAGCAGGTATGGCAAAAATTATTCTTGAAGAAATTACGCATATCAAGAAAGTTATTATTCACTTAGATAGTGATGGAGTAGGCAAACAGTTTGTGATTGAAGATACGTTCAAGGACAACAAAGAATACTTTCGTGATGTAGAGGTTTTTGTAACTGAATATAACGATATTGAAGGGTATTTTCTAAGGGAAAGTCACATCTCTAATTTAGGCTTGTCTGAGAGTGGTATGGAAGAGTTACGAGATAAAATTAATCAAGAAGAGCAAAGAACCCGGGATAATAAAATAAGCGCATTGACACAAAAGTACTCAAGCGAAGAAGCTGCTAGAAATCAATATAATTCTAGTCCAGAAAAATTTCGGTTCTCAAAGAAGATTTTAGGGGTGGTAAAAAGTCATTTAAAAAGCAAGAACATAAATATTATCCAGAGAACAGATGGTCTTAAATGTAATTTTCTTTCTGGCCTTGCTAATGAAGTCTGGAGGGAAACCCAAAACATAAAACAATGA
- the csm5 gene encoding type III-A CRISPR-associated RAMP protein Csm5, translated as MSKLNLILQTLSPVHVGTGNKLAAQIDYIPFDEELAVIDERKIFDLIGEDRLGQWVSTIEKGEPLTAHLLKGMSAEEVSSRLVKINGHQPRSGELKEQLHLANPTRPTIPGSSLKGSVRTVLFNYLLKQRPSLTEGGRQLQENRRGRTYFSDRRINAAIFGQKDQENRFRGGYDLDANKDFMRLFRLSDFYFPAVTECRTLEIINDYRDGWGVKKRETTYLECIPSGQTSEGRLQVPTDLIDYVKNQRDAKYKAEKIKSNAKYTDWNLLSGLINDHTLGLIEEELKFWAEEGNPIVIGDYMDHLQEIKRAILQAQTEQSCVLRVGAASGWQFMTGGWAKNPDLVDDKTWYKLREAVQKRAYPDGIPTPKTRKLALGGEPLGFVKLSKV; from the coding sequence ATGAGTAAGCTAAATCTGATTTTACAAACGTTAAGCCCAGTACATGTAGGTACAGGAAATAAGTTGGCTGCCCAAATTGATTACATCCCCTTTGATGAAGAACTCGCCGTAATTGACGAACGCAAAATTTTTGACTTAATTGGTGAAGACCGGCTGGGGCAATGGGTAAGTACGATTGAAAAAGGAGAACCCTTAACAGCTCATTTACTTAAGGGTATGTCCGCTGAAGAGGTATCCAGTCGATTGGTTAAAATTAATGGACATCAACCAAGAAGTGGCGAATTGAAAGAACAACTGCACTTGGCTAATCCGACCAGACCTACTATTCCGGGCTCTTCCCTTAAGGGCAGCGTTCGTACCGTCTTATTCAATTATTTGCTTAAGCAGCGACCATCTCTGACGGAGGGCGGACGCCAGTTGCAAGAAAACAGAAGGGGGCGTACTTACTTTTCAGATCGTCGTATCAACGCCGCGATCTTCGGCCAAAAAGATCAGGAGAATCGTTTTCGTGGAGGGTACGATTTGGACGCAAATAAAGATTTTATGCGTCTTTTTCGACTGTCAGATTTCTATTTTCCCGCTGTTACCGAATGCCGCACGTTGGAAATTATCAATGATTACCGAGACGGGTGGGGAGTCAAAAAAAGAGAAACTACCTACTTGGAATGTATTCCCTCAGGACAAACCAGTGAAGGTAGGCTACAGGTTCCTACTGATTTGATCGATTACGTAAAGAATCAACGAGACGCTAAGTACAAAGCAGAAAAAATCAAATCAAATGCCAAATACACAGATTGGAACTTATTGTCGGGGTTAATCAATGATCATACGTTAGGACTTATCGAAGAAGAACTGAAGTTTTGGGCAGAAGAAGGCAACCCTATCGTTATTGGCGACTATATGGATCATCTTCAGGAAATCAAGCGAGCCATCCTACAAGCTCAAACAGAACAGAGCTGCGTCCTACGAGTAGGTGCAGCATCTGGTTGGCAGTTTATGACTGGCGGCTGGGCTAAAAACCCGGATTTGGTAGACGATAAAACTTGGTATAAGTTACGGGAGGCTGTCCAGAAACGTGCTTACCCCGATGGCATACCTACTCCTAAAACCCGGAAGCTTGCGCTGGGAGGAGAACCTTTGGGATTTGTAAAATTGAGTAAAGTATAG
- the csm4 gene encoding type III-A CRISPR-associated RAMP protein Csm4, with translation MKPSISYTLVRLRFENGFHLSSGKEGNYDRSQLRLHSDTLKSALFVSALKLYGKDTVGMKNVEKGNEGAAFFDGFRLSSAFPYYEHRHGIDYFFPRPALNLAEQLIMSEDFGSKAEKERHNIEFIEHSTLRDLLREKITVEQVKEEDKTKYQECIKELKRQNQSKEMIEECERIMAQIEKKYSNKYLLAGKYLLKGTIVSEEMTKTAMKQQVMVQPEGEDALPFGVDQLHFSEGAGLYVLMDIRDETLVAQVKAAWELLGEEGLGTDRSTGGGSFSPKIIDNYPLELPPSATRQMNLSLYWPRQNEALALAEEGAAYQLQRRGGYMAQPANDNHLSIRKRSVYMVTEGSVFSNQHSLEGRLGDLRPDSDALTKAGIPIVDHPVWRDGQALFLPL, from the coding sequence ATGAAGCCATCAATCTCATATACCTTAGTTAGGCTTCGCTTCGAGAATGGCTTTCACTTATCGAGTGGAAAAGAAGGGAACTACGATCGTTCACAGCTACGACTCCATTCGGATACTCTCAAGTCCGCCCTTTTTGTATCAGCTCTTAAGTTGTACGGCAAGGATACTGTTGGCATGAAAAATGTGGAAAAGGGAAATGAGGGGGCTGCCTTTTTTGACGGTTTTCGATTGTCTTCCGCTTTTCCTTATTACGAGCACCGACACGGGATCGATTATTTTTTTCCACGTCCAGCATTAAATCTGGCGGAACAACTAATAATGTCCGAAGATTTTGGGAGCAAAGCTGAGAAAGAAAGGCATAATATCGAGTTCATAGAACATTCTACATTACGAGATTTATTGCGAGAAAAGATTACGGTTGAACAGGTTAAAGAAGAGGATAAAACAAAGTACCAGGAGTGCATCAAAGAACTTAAACGTCAGAACCAGAGCAAAGAAATGATAGAGGAGTGCGAACGGATCATGGCCCAAATTGAAAAAAAATATAGTAATAAATATTTGCTGGCAGGTAAATATCTATTGAAGGGCACCATAGTTTCAGAGGAAATGACTAAAACGGCCATGAAGCAGCAAGTGATGGTACAGCCAGAAGGTGAGGATGCTTTGCCTTTCGGGGTAGATCAATTGCACTTCAGCGAGGGTGCTGGTTTATACGTCCTCATGGATATTAGAGACGAGACTTTGGTCGCACAAGTGAAAGCAGCCTGGGAGCTGCTTGGAGAAGAAGGATTGGGGACGGATCGCAGTACAGGAGGCGGGAGTTTCTCTCCTAAGATTATAGACAATTATCCCTTAGAACTTCCACCTTCTGCTACCCGGCAAATGAATTTGTCACTGTACTGGCCTCGTCAAAATGAAGCGCTAGCTCTTGCGGAAGAAGGAGCCGCTTACCAGCTACAGCGTAGAGGGGGCTATATGGCCCAGCCTGCAAATGATAACCATTTGAGTATTCGTAAACGCTCTGTTTATATGGTTACGGAAGGCAGTGTATTTTCCAACCAACACTCTTTGGAGGGAAGACTTGGCGATTTACGCCCCGATTCTGACGCCTTGACCAAGGCGGGTATTCCTATCGTTGATCATCCTGTTTGGCGTGATGGCCAAGCACTTTTCCTACCTCTCTAA
- the csm3 gene encoding type III-A CRISPR-associated RAMP protein Csm3, giving the protein MSKNIDTLRLNKKVVIEIEVKILTGLHIGGTNSDMNIGGIDNSIIRHPITRLPYIPGSSLKGKMRSLIELSNGTLGRRMSRDIQTGPTQDASTLSAQLFGYTQHQEYDNAGKPIKDLDNFKHKTQQPSRLIVRDMVLSDTVDQERDLVEIKTETVIDRITSAAMPRQMERIAAGTTFKGSMVLNVFEEEVDQENILLDTVFQALRLVQDDYLGGAGSRGSGHVKFAVTNIEERTTAFYQGNDNAEKIDLTNFGNRLNGLIPPSL; this is encoded by the coding sequence ATGAGTAAAAACATTGATACCCTTCGACTTAATAAGAAAGTCGTAATCGAAATAGAGGTCAAAATACTTACCGGTTTGCACATCGGAGGAACGAATAGTGATATGAATATCGGAGGAATCGATAACAGTATCATACGACATCCTATTACCCGTTTACCATATATTCCAGGAAGTTCGCTGAAAGGAAAAATGCGTTCGTTGATAGAACTAAGTAATGGTACTTTAGGAAGACGGATGAGCCGCGATATCCAAACCGGACCGACCCAGGATGCAAGTACATTATCCGCTCAGCTTTTTGGTTACACGCAACATCAAGAATATGATAACGCAGGTAAACCCATTAAAGATTTGGATAATTTCAAACACAAAACTCAGCAACCTTCGCGCTTGATTGTTCGGGATATGGTTTTATCGGATACAGTAGACCAGGAAAGAGATTTGGTTGAGATAAAAACGGAGACAGTAATCGACCGTATCACCTCAGCAGCCATGCCACGCCAGATGGAACGCATCGCGGCGGGTACTACCTTCAAAGGGTCAATGGTTCTAAATGTTTTTGAAGAAGAAGTTGATCAGGAAAATATTTTATTGGATACCGTTTTTCAAGCACTCCGGTTAGTCCAGGACGACTATTTGGGCGGGGCTGGTTCACGCGGTAGCGGACACGTAAAATTTGCCGTTACCAACATTGAGGAGCGTACTACTGCCTTCTACCAAGGTAATGATAATGCTGAAAAAATTGATCTAACTAACTTTGGAAACCGCTTGAACGGATTAATACCTCCCAGCTTATGA
- the csm2 gene encoding type III-A CRISPR-associated protein Csm2, whose translation MPYNNKKRESATVATPDALKRIDGWIQTDFEDETIAFTDKFAKELVDNRLTTSQIRIIFSEVKRIASRVSLPEGSLVGNKKDFLMLRPKMAYAAKRAGTHGTKSLQEVLERAHIAVTDKMKEDQIKESEVDRIFFNFVDFFESILAYHKVHGGRD comes from the coding sequence ATGCCTTATAACAATAAAAAACGTGAATCTGCTACTGTAGCAACTCCCGATGCATTGAAAAGAATCGATGGATGGATACAAACGGATTTCGAAGACGAGACAATCGCTTTCACGGATAAATTTGCTAAAGAATTAGTAGATAATAGGTTGACTACAAGTCAAATTCGAATAATTTTTAGTGAAGTGAAAAGAATTGCCAGTCGAGTAAGTCTGCCCGAAGGAAGTTTAGTAGGGAATAAGAAAGACTTTTTGATGCTCAGACCTAAAATGGCCTATGCCGCAAAGCGCGCAGGTACGCACGGTACTAAGTCATTACAGGAAGTGCTGGAAAGAGCTCACATTGCTGTAACCGATAAAATGAAAGAAGATCAAATCAAAGAGAGCGAGGTGGATAGAATTTTTTTCAATTTTGTCGATTTTTTTGAATCCATTCTCGCTTACCATAAAGTTCATGGCGGCCGCGATTGA
- a CDS encoding RNA polymerase sigma factor, which translates to MKAYRLLLKPHESHLEDALHSAVQDGILIFLDKLSSMTDTIEYPEAFAFEIIKRNYWDKRRKAMRCLNENLLCLITFRDRQRYLNAEVLFDSLPEPQLLHWFHQLSPRDQRILNLRCQGYQDDEVAAQLGLSYGGVRNIFSRLLTQARELVKRA; encoded by the coding sequence ATGAAAGCTTATCGTCTGTTACTCAAACCTCACGAATCTCATTTGGAAGACGCTTTGCACAGTGCTGTACAAGATGGTATTCTTATTTTTCTGGATAAGCTAAGTAGTATGACAGACACTATTGAATACCCGGAAGCATTTGCTTTTGAAATCATCAAGCGTAACTATTGGGATAAGCGACGTAAGGCTATGCGTTGTCTAAATGAAAATCTGTTATGTTTGATCACATTTCGTGATCGTCAACGTTATCTTAATGCTGAAGTACTTTTTGATTCTTTACCTGAACCGCAGCTTTTACATTGGTTCCATCAACTTTCTCCGCGTGACCAAAGAATCCTGAATCTTCGCTGTCAGGGCTACCAAGATGACGAAGTAGCGGCTCAATTAGGCCTTAGCTATGGAGGAGTGCGAAATATTTTCTCAAGACTTTTAACTCAAGCAAGAGAATTAGTCAAAAGAGCATAA
- a CDS encoding mCpol domain-containing protein, protein MIENFIPFYEKLYNFVLYNLLSTAMGDYYIGLDGDSIGRIIESFLISGEEAKVVKFSQSISMVLEEIKTRVIELNGRVLFCSGDSILFYGKFDMPFCSSLLKSFKSRTNCSASIGIGKTLPDVYLGLKLAKSRGGNQAVVYPIEL, encoded by the coding sequence ATGATTGAAAATTTTATCCCATTCTACGAGAAGTTGTATAACTTTGTTCTTTATAATTTATTAAGCACTGCTATGGGCGATTATTATATTGGGCTAGACGGAGACAGCATAGGCCGAATAATTGAATCTTTTCTAATTTCAGGAGAGGAAGCAAAGGTTGTTAAATTTAGCCAATCAATCTCCATGGTATTAGAAGAAATAAAAACTAGAGTTATTGAGCTTAATGGCAGAGTTCTGTTTTGCTCAGGGGATAGTATTTTATTTTATGGTAAATTCGACATGCCTTTTTGTAGTTCTCTCTTGAAAAGTTTCAAGAGTAGAACAAATTGTAGTGCATCCATTGGAATAGGGAAAACACTTCCTGATGTTTACCTAGGACTTAAGCTAGCTAAATCGAGAGGAGGAAATCAGGCCGTAGTTTATCCCATTGAATTATAG
- a CDS encoding CRISPR-associated endonuclease Cas6 — translation MSPLFVRQTHWNIPCTQATLAAGIQTLEKALNAPGRGTPTAAGSSFFANDWQEFKIGTYAGRQVLMLMEVCLGQAAFSPITSLALKNLLLRQREHRFQADYGKKKYTYLLFGYTPFRSQAYTSYQQARSLADKNALLQSHLLFHLSELADRMNWPAREPLTLDQLRVGKEKKSRLGGIFQASFDLQFRTNLFIPEFLGLGRGAQLGLGVVRPLRGVRQK, via the coding sequence GTGTCCCCATTATTCGTACGTCAAACACACTGGAACATTCCCTGCACGCAAGCCACCCTTGCGGCGGGCATCCAAACACTAGAGAAGGCCCTCAACGCGCCCGGTCGGGGGACGCCTACCGCCGCGGGGTCTTCCTTTTTCGCAAACGACTGGCAGGAGTTTAAAATCGGCACTTATGCGGGTCGCCAGGTCCTCATGCTGATGGAGGTTTGCCTGGGTCAGGCAGCTTTCTCCCCGATCACCTCACTGGCCTTAAAAAACCTGCTCCTTCGCCAGCGCGAACATCGCTTCCAGGCCGATTACGGCAAAAAGAAATACACCTACTTGCTTTTCGGGTATACCCCGTTCCGATCCCAAGCTTACACCTCCTATCAACAAGCGCGCTCTCTCGCTGATAAAAACGCGCTCTTGCAAAGCCATCTATTGTTTCACCTCAGCGAATTGGCCGACCGCATGAACTGGCCAGCCAGAGAGCCTTTAACCCTCGATCAGCTCCGTGTCGGCAAAGAAAAGAAAAGCAGATTGGGAGGTATTTTCCAAGCCAGCTTTGACCTGCAATTCCGTACCAATCTTTTCATTCCCGAGTTTCTTGGTCTGGGGCGTGGTGCACAGTTAGGTTTGGGAGTGGTGCGGCCGCTGCGGGGTGTACGACAGAAGTAG